The following is a genomic window from Marinococcus sp. PL1-022.
TTTTCCCACATCAGAGGAGGGGCTCTGCACCGGGCAAATGGAGGGTTTTTAATCCTTCATGCCGCAGAGCTGATGTCTCATCCATTTGCATGGAAAGCATTAAAAAGAGCCATGCGACTGGGTTATATCCGGCTTGAGACTCCTTATGAGGATTCTGATATATTTGCCAGCACCTATCTCGAGCCGGAGCCTGTGCCTTTTCAGGCGAAGGTGCTTCTTGTCGGAACGAATGCTTTATACCAGAAGCTCCAGAAGGAAGATGAAACCTTCCGTAAGCTTTTCAAAGTGAAGGTGGATTTTACTACCACAATGGAGCGGACAAAAGAAAATATATGGCAGTATGCAACTTTTCTGGCCTGTTTTTGCGATAATAAACGACTCCGTCCTCTGACATCAGAAGCAGTCGCAAGGCTTATTGATTACAGCACCAGAGAAGCAGGCCACCAGCGCAAGCTTTCCGTTAAATTTCACGAAGTAACATCTTTATTAATTGAAGCGGATTATTGGGCGGCGCAGGAACAATCAGCCATCGTTGAACAAGATCACGTGCACGCTGCCTTAAAAGAAACAAATTACCGCTCAGCTCAGCCGGAAGCAGCCATTCATGAAGCAATTGAAGATGGAACAATCAATATCGCAACGAGCGGAGAAAAAATTGGCCAGATCAATGCACTGGTGGTAGCCCATACAGGGGATTATTCATTCGGTTATCCGACCCGGGTCACGGCGCGTACATATGCCGGGAGCGGCGGGATCGTTAATATCGACAGGGAATCCCAGCTTACCGGAGCCTTTCATACGAAGGGCCTTCATACACTGACGAGCTATCTGCAGGCAGAATTTGCAAGTGACCGGCCCCTGCCGCTCGCGGCAAGCATCACCTTTGAACAATCCTATCATTTAGTGGATGGTGACAGTGCTTCAAGCACGGAGCTTTATGCTCTCCTGTCTTCTTTGGCAGAAGTGCCGCTCCGCCAGGATATTGCCGTGACCGGAGCTGTCAATCAGTTTGGTGATGTGCAGGCAATTGGAGAAGTAAACGAAAAAATTGAAGGCTTTTATTATGTATGCAAAAAGCAGGGACTCACAAAAACCCAGGGCGTAATTATACCGACGCAGAACGCGAAGCATTTAATGCTTCGAAATGAAATCAGGCGGGCCGTGGAGGCCGGTGAATTTCACATTTGGGCGGTGAACACTGTGAAAGAAGGCATGGAAATACTTATGAGTGAACATGCCGGTGAGGTAGGAGAAAATGGATTCTACGCTTCCAATACTGTTTACGGTAACGTGCAGCAGCGCTTAATGGAGATGGCAGAAAAGCATCAGGAATAAATAAGTAGAGAGGCCCGTACAGGCGTCTCTGCTTATTTGTATGTTCATCCCGCTGTTTAGCAGGAGCATTTCAAAAGTGTTTTATAATTCATGCATGCACATACACCAGATTGCATGATAAAGGGCAGATAACGCATAAAATATCAAAAAAATAAATTTTTATACTAAAAAATTGTATTTTCCGGTTGCAAATTCTTTGCGGGCTTGTTAAAGTAATGAAAGAAGTTGAATACAGTAATCATAAACAAAGGCGCTGGTCCTTTTAATTTTTTCAAAATGATGTATAAAAATAATTAATCAAGCATGAATATTCAATTATAATCTGGAGGGAAATAAGAATGGCAGACAAAAAAGTAGTTCTCGCTTATTCAGGCGGTTTAGACACCTCGGTAGCAATTAAGTGGTTGAGCAGTCAGGGGTACGAAGTGGTAGCAGTAGGTCTTGACGTGGGTGAAGGAAAGGATTTGGAATTTGTAAAAAATAAAGCACTGGAAGTAGGAGCGGTACAGTCATATACGGTAGATGCCAAAAAAGAATTCGCCGAGGAATTCGTGCTTCCGGCCCTGCAGGCACATACGCTGTATGAACAAAAATATCCGCTCGTATCCGCATTGTCGCGGCCGTTGATTTCAAAGAAGCTTGTGGAAATCGCAGAGCAGACAAATGCCGATGCCGTAGCACACGGCTGTACAGGTAAAGGAAACGACCAAGTAAGATTTGAAGTCAGCATACAGGCTCTCAATCCTGATCTCGAAGTACTCGCACCTGTCCGGGAGTGGGGATGGTCGAGAGATGAAGAAATCGCCTATGCGAAGGAAAATGACGTTCCTGTTCCAGTGAATCTCGATAATCCATATTCTGTGGACCAGAATCTCTGGGGAAGAAGCAATGAGTGCGGCGTTCTTGAAGACCCATGGGCCACACCACCGGAAGGTGCTTACGATTTGACGAACCCGCTCGAAAAAACACCGGACGAAGCAGATATCGTCGAAATTGAATTCAAGCAGGGCAAGCCGGTATCACTTAACGGCCAGGCCTATGAACTGCAGGATTTGATTTTGGAATTAAACGACGTTGCCGGTAAGCACGGCGTAGGCAGAATTGATCACGTGGAAAATAGAATGGTGGGAATTAAATCAAGAGAAATTTATGAGTGCCCGGCAGCTATGACGCTGATTCAGGCGCATAAAGAGCTTGAAGACCTGACGCTCTCCAAAGAAGTAGCGCACTTTAAGCCGGTTATTGAGAAAAAATTGAGTGAAGTAATCTATGAAGGACTGTGGTTCTCCCAAGTGCGGCCGGCGCTTGAAGCGTTTTTGAAAGAAACGCAGACCAACGTGACAGGCATTGTACGGGTGAAATTATTTAAAGGCCATGCTATCATTGAAGGAAGAAAATCAGACTACTCCTTGTACAATGAAAACCTGGCTACCTACTCGACACACGACGAATTTGATCATAATGCAGCTGTCGGATTTATTCAGCTGTGGGGTCTGCCAACCAAAGTACAAAGTGCAGTTAACAAGAAAGGTGTTAATGTATGACCAAACTGTGGGGCGGGCGCTTTACAAAACAAGCGGAAGAATGGGTGGATGCCTTCGGGGCATCCATTCCTTTTGACCAAAAACTGGTGGAAGAAGACATCCAGGGAAGTATTGCGCACGTACATATGCTGAAAAATCAGGAAATCATCACCGAAGAAGAAGCTTCTGACATTCATCGCGGCCTGAAAGCAGTGCTTGCCAAAGCAAAAAACGGAGAATTGGAATACTCGGTCCAAAATGAAGATATTCATTTGAACATCGAGAAATTTTTAATTGATGAAATAGGCCCGGTCGGGGGCAAGCTCCATACAGGGCGGAGCCGGAACGACCAGGTGGCCACAGATGTTCATCTGTATGTGCGAAATCATACACATACCGTTATGAACTCCATCCGGGCCCTGCAGCAGGCGCTGCTTCTGCAGGCAGAGGAGCACGTGGAAACCATTATTCCCGGCTATACTCATTTGCAGCGGGCACAGCCTATATCCTTTGGTCATCACATGATGGCTTATTTCTGGATGCTTGAGCGCGACTACGGGCGCTTTGAGGACAGCTTAAAACGCACGAACATTTCTCCTCTTGGGGCAGGGGCCCTCGCCGGTACAACATTCCCTATCGACCGCCGGCAGACTGCAGAAGAGCTCGGCTTTGACGATATTTACCAAAACAGCCTGGACGCAGTAAGCGACAGAGATTTTGCTCTGGAATTTATGAGCGCGGCCTCCACGGTCATGATGCATTTATCGAGATTGGCCGAAGAAATGATCTTCTGGTCAAGCCAGGAATTCCAGTTTATTGAGCTCGATGATTCCTTTGCGACAGGAAGCAGCATTATGCCGCAGAAGAAAAACCCGGATATGGCAGAGCTTATTCGCGGGAAAACCGGGAGGGTATACGGAAACCTAATGGGACTGTATACGCTTTTGAAGGGACTTCCGCTTGCGTATAACAAAGATATGCAGGAGGATAAAGAAGGACTGTTTGATACTGTGCGGACACTTGAAGGGTCTCTGGATATTTTTGCAGGAATGGTGGAAACGATGGAAGTTCGTACGGAGAAAATGGCGGAAACTACGAGCAAAGACTTTTCCAATGCGACAGAACTGGCGGATTATCTAGCCGTTAAAGGAGTGCCGTTCCGGGAGGCTCATGAGATTGTCGGCAAGCTGGTGCTTGACTGCATTCAGAACAACAAGTATCTTGTGGACCTTTCCATCCAGGAATTTAAAGAGGCAAATGAAGCATTTGAAGAAGACATCTATGAGGTCTTAAAGCCTGAAACAGTTGTCAGCCGCAGAAATAGTGAAGGCGGCACCGGCTTCAAGCAGGTTCGTGCTGCCATCGAGCAGGGAAAAAAGGTAATAAACCAAGCGTAATAAGCATTGCTTCTGCCCCGCCCGGAGTAACCCTCCGGCCGGGGCTTTTTTGATGCAGAAGGGCCCTGCGCCTGGTTAAACAATAGAAAATCCCCGAATCCTTATGGATGCGGGGAACTGTTCCAGTTTTTATTTACGTACAATCAGAACATCACATTTTGCATGGCGGGCAATGGCTTCAGAAACGCTTCCGATAAACACACGTTCAACAGCATTCAAGCCGGTAGCACCGGTGATGATTAAATCTGCTTCATAGTTTTTGGCAAGCTCACGCGGGATCTTTGTTTTTGGAGAACCGAACTCCAACGAGGAGACGACGTCAGGGACCCCTGCATTTTTTGCTTCTGCCGTGTAGTTCTCGAGCAGTTCGTTGCCATATTCTTCTGCTCGTGCAATAATAGTACGGTCATACCGTTCCATTGTAGCGAATGTTCTTGTATCAATAACATGAGAGATGATTAATTTTGCCTGCTGCTCCTGTGCTATCTCAACAGATTTTTTGAAAGCTGTTCTGGATTCGTCTGAGCCGTCGACGGCAACAATAATAACTTCGTATCTACTCAATGCCATCCTCCCCTTTTGTCGTAGGATTTCTCTTTCCTATAGATAATTTTCCCTATTTTTTTAATTTAAAACGATGGAGTGTAGGTAAAAGGATGTGCCGGAAAAAGAAGTAGAAAATGTTCAAAAAATTTTCATTATTATATGACTAATGGATGATATAAAGGCGGGTGAATAACGATGAGGCATGCGTTAATTACAGCAGGCACCAAAGGCCTTGGCCGAAAAGTTTCTGAAGCTTTAAAAGAAAAAGGATATACATTAACGATTACTTACCGAAAAAAAGACGAAGCATACTATAGGATGAAAAAGCAGTGGGAAGAGGAAAGCAGCCGTGTTCAGTTTGTTCAGGGGGATATGGTGTCAAAGCAGGACGTTGAGCGGATGGTGGAGGAAGCTTACACAGCTTTTGGCCGTCTGGATGTTGTCGTGAATAACGCCGGCCCTTACATATTCGAGAAAAAACAGCTGGCAGATTACTCTGATGAAGAATGGCACCGGATGATCGACGGCAATTTAAGCGCTGCCTTCCACCTGGCTCGAAAGGCAATACCGATTATGCGCCGGCAGCAGTTTGGCCGTTTCGTCACATATGGATTCCAAAATGCCCCAACAGCACCGGGATGGCTTTATCGTTCAGCCTACGCTGCCGCAAAAAGCGGTCTGGTCTCGCTGACGAAATCAATATCGATTGAAGAAGCGCCTCATGGTATTACTGCAAATATGGTATGCCCGGGCGTAGTGACCGGAGATTTTAAGGAAGCGGATATTCATGAAGGCAGAGAGGTAACCGACCATTCCATCCCGGTGGGAAGACCGGCCACAGGCGGGGATATTGCGAGAACTATTTTGTTTTTAACGGATGACGATGCAGATATGATCACTGGTTCTGTGATTGAAGTGACCGGTGGAGTGGATGTGCTTCATAAGCACAGGTAAAAGGAAGGCAGTTTAAGTTTGGCCAGTAAAAGGTATAGTTCCCCGGAAACAGTTTTTGATTGCGGAGGAGGATATACATGAAAGTATCTTATCATGGTCACTCAGTAGTAAAGATTGAAACGAACGGCAAAACGATTTTGATTGATCCATTTATTACGGATAATCCGTTAACTGATTTAAACGCGGAAGAAGTAAAAGCAGACGCCATCCTGCTGACTCACGGACACTTTGATCACGTTGGTGACACAGTGGATATTGCTAAACGCAACAATGCGCTTGTTGTAGCACCGTTTGAGCTGGCACAGTATCTTGGCTGGCAGGGTGTAGAAACGCACCCGATGCATATTGGTGGCGGGTACACGTTTGATTTCGGTCACGTGCAGCTGACGCAGGCATTTCACGGATCCGGCTATTTCCTCGAAGAAGAACAAAAGATTATATACACCGGCATGCCAAGCGGCATCATTTTTGAATCAGAAGGCAAAAAAGTGTATCACATGGGTGATACCGGCTTGTTCTCAGATATCAAGCTTATTGCTGAAAGAAATAAGATCGATCTTTTATTCGTTCCGATCGGTGATAACTTCACGATGGGGCCAAAGGATGCCAAAACGGCAGCGGAATGGGTAAACGCGGATTATACAGTCCCAATCCATTACAACACTATGCCGCCCATTAAGCAGGACCCGCAGCAGTTTGTGGACTCGCTTTCACCGCTCAAAGGAAAAGCGCTGGAAGCAGGCGGATCCATCGAACTGTAACACTTTTAAAAAACCGCTCAGTCTTTAAAACAGACTGAGCGGTTTTTTTTAATGCAATTGCCGGCAGGCAGTTGAAGGGAGGGTTCTTGAACCGTATAATGTAATAGTACAGATAATAAAACAGAAGTAATACAGTTAGAAATTTACGCAGACAGAGCGTTCCCGGTAAATGCGTGAATAAAAAGGAAGGTACTGTGCCTATGGCGACCAAACATGAACAAATATTAAACTACATACTTGCCCTGGATGTAGGAGAAAAAATCTCAGTCCGAGGAATTGCAAAAAATTTAGAGGTAAGTGAAGGTACAGCGTACCGGGCGATCAAGGAAGCGGAAAACCAGGGAATTGTCAGTACAATCGAACGAGTGGGCACGATACGTATTGAAAAAAAGCAAAAA
Proteins encoded in this region:
- a CDS encoding argininosuccinate synthase gives rise to the protein MADKKVVLAYSGGLDTSVAIKWLSSQGYEVVAVGLDVGEGKDLEFVKNKALEVGAVQSYTVDAKKEFAEEFVLPALQAHTLYEQKYPLVSALSRPLISKKLVEIAEQTNADAVAHGCTGKGNDQVRFEVSIQALNPDLEVLAPVREWGWSRDEEIAYAKENDVPVPVNLDNPYSVDQNLWGRSNECGVLEDPWATPPEGAYDLTNPLEKTPDEADIVEIEFKQGKPVSLNGQAYELQDLILELNDVAGKHGVGRIDHVENRMVGIKSREIYECPAAMTLIQAHKELEDLTLSKEVAHFKPVIEKKLSEVIYEGLWFSQVRPALEAFLKETQTNVTGIVRVKLFKGHAIIEGRKSDYSLYNENLATYSTHDEFDHNAAVGFIQLWGLPTKVQSAVNKKGVNV
- a CDS encoding ATP-binding protein; this encodes MQTAEMRCKLPVSALAERCDPRMFSFHTTKELTDRTQGMIGQERAVKAMEMGLDIQDENYHMFLTGASGLGKTTYARRKAKEAAEKRQVPADWIYTYSFEDPRRPRVMSIPAGMAEPFAKDIKELIEDLQEEIASTLRSKSFERKKVAMAEKHEKAINEHWEKLEEEATSKGFALEKTEEDIVAVPLKDDGEPHSDESYNELSKSRQDYIMEESQTITRQVNDFLRQQQVAKRILRRQLREADEQMVQASIQGFISTLKDEYINEGLHTFLSDMEKDVIQHWQEFLPAKETQEERPAVSGFSFRRYEINILVNNGGNSGAPVVYESHPTYVNLFGKVEIGRNGGSPTDFSHIRGGALHRANGGFLILHAAELMSHPFAWKALKRAMRLGYIRLETPYEDSDIFASTYLEPEPVPFQAKVLLVGTNALYQKLQKEDETFRKLFKVKVDFTTTMERTKENIWQYATFLACFCDNKRLRPLTSEAVARLIDYSTREAGHQRKLSVKFHEVTSLLIEADYWAAQEQSAIVEQDHVHAALKETNYRSAQPEAAIHEAIEDGTINIATSGEKIGQINALVVAHTGDYSFGYPTRVTARTYAGSGGIVNIDRESQLTGAFHTKGLHTLTSYLQAEFASDRPLPLAASITFEQSYHLVDGDSASSTELYALLSSLAEVPLRQDIAVTGAVNQFGDVQAIGEVNEKIEGFYYVCKKQGLTKTQGVIIPTQNAKHLMLRNEIRRAVEAGEFHIWAVNTVKEGMEILMSEHAGEVGENGFYASNTVYGNVQQRLMEMAEKHQE
- the argH gene encoding argininosuccinate lyase, whose amino-acid sequence is MTKLWGGRFTKQAEEWVDAFGASIPFDQKLVEEDIQGSIAHVHMLKNQEIITEEEASDIHRGLKAVLAKAKNGELEYSVQNEDIHLNIEKFLIDEIGPVGGKLHTGRSRNDQVATDVHLYVRNHTHTVMNSIRALQQALLLQAEEHVETIIPGYTHLQRAQPISFGHHMMAYFWMLERDYGRFEDSLKRTNISPLGAGALAGTTFPIDRRQTAEELGFDDIYQNSLDAVSDRDFALEFMSAASTVMMHLSRLAEEMIFWSSQEFQFIELDDSFATGSSIMPQKKNPDMAELIRGKTGRVYGNLMGLYTLLKGLPLAYNKDMQEDKEGLFDTVRTLEGSLDIFAGMVETMEVRTEKMAETTSKDFSNATELADYLAVKGVPFREAHEIVGKLVLDCIQNNKYLVDLSIQEFKEANEAFEEDIYEVLKPETVVSRRNSEGGTGFKQVRAAIEQGKKVINQA
- a CDS encoding metal-dependent hydrolase, whose protein sequence is MKVSYHGHSVVKIETNGKTILIDPFITDNPLTDLNAEEVKADAILLTHGHFDHVGDTVDIAKRNNALVVAPFELAQYLGWQGVETHPMHIGGGYTFDFGHVQLTQAFHGSGYFLEEEQKIIYTGMPSGIIFESEGKKVYHMGDTGLFSDIKLIAERNKIDLLFVPIGDNFTMGPKDAKTAAEWVNADYTVPIHYNTMPPIKQDPQQFVDSLSPLKGKALEAGGSIEL
- a CDS encoding SDR family oxidoreductase encodes the protein MRHALITAGTKGLGRKVSEALKEKGYTLTITYRKKDEAYYRMKKQWEEESSRVQFVQGDMVSKQDVERMVEEAYTAFGRLDVVVNNAGPYIFEKKQLADYSDEEWHRMIDGNLSAAFHLARKAIPIMRRQQFGRFVTYGFQNAPTAPGWLYRSAYAAAKSGLVSLTKSISIEEAPHGITANMVCPGVVTGDFKEADIHEGREVTDHSIPVGRPATGGDIARTILFLTDDDADMITGSVIEVTGGVDVLHKHR
- a CDS encoding universal stress protein, which encodes MALSRYEVIIVAVDGSDESRTAFKKSVEIAQEQQAKLIISHVIDTRTFATMERYDRTIIARAEEYGNELLENYTAEAKNAGVPDVVSSLEFGSPKTKIPRELAKNYEADLIITGATGLNAVERVFIGSVSEAIARHAKCDVLIVRK